One Chitinivibrionales bacterium DNA window includes the following coding sequences:
- a CDS encoding nucleoid-structuring protein H-NS, whose translation MYRPQIKVTDCTIRDGGLMNDSKFSLQTVKNVYKALCAAGVDIIEIGYRNSKDHFSPSDYGPWRFCDEDMVQKAVEGVEKNNTKLAVMQDAHKASPEDILPKEESAVDMIRVATYVKDVDKAIKLANNATDKGYLATINIMAVSHALERELDEALHQIEEETKIVACYIVDSFGALYSEDVDYLVNKFKRYLKTKEVGIHCHNQQQLAYANTIEAIIKEANYLDGTLYGLGRAAGNCPLELLVGFLKNPKFDIHPILDVIGSTILPLRKEFEWGYSVPYMISGVLNAHPSEAMKLMKLSDDNPAKWEFAKFYEKMAGEAD comes from the coding sequence ATGTACAGGCCTCAGATCAAAGTGACCGATTGCACAATACGCGACGGTGGTTTAATGAATGACTCCAAATTTTCACTGCAAACAGTCAAAAATGTTTACAAAGCCCTGTGTGCCGCAGGTGTCGATATTATCGAAATAGGATACAGAAACAGCAAAGATCATTTCTCCCCCAGTGATTACGGTCCTTGGCGTTTCTGCGACGAAGATATGGTACAGAAGGCCGTTGAAGGTGTTGAAAAAAACAATACAAAGCTTGCGGTGATGCAGGATGCACATAAAGCTTCTCCCGAAGATATCCTTCCTAAAGAAGAGAGCGCTGTCGATATGATCAGAGTAGCGACCTATGTGAAAGATGTTGACAAAGCAATTAAGCTGGCGAATAATGCAACCGACAAGGGGTATCTGGCCACAATTAATATTATGGCGGTTTCGCATGCGCTCGAGCGGGAGCTTGATGAAGCGTTGCATCAGATCGAAGAAGAAACCAAGATCGTTGCCTGTTATATTGTCGACAGTTTCGGTGCGCTCTACAGTGAAGATGTCGATTACCTGGTAAACAAGTTCAAACGGTACCTGAAGACCAAAGAGGTAGGCATTCACTGTCACAATCAGCAGCAGCTTGCCTATGCAAACACTATCGAAGCGATTATCAAGGAGGCCAATTATCTCGATGGAACCCTGTATGGCCTTGGAAGAGCTGCGGGAAACTGTCCGCTCGAACTCCTGGTTGGTTTTTTGAAAAATCCCAAATTCGATATCCACCCGATACTCGATGTGATCGGCAGCACGATCCTTCCTCTGCGCAAAGAGTTTGAATGGGGTTACTCGGTTCCCTATATGATTTCAGGTGTTCTCAACGCCCACCCATCCGAAGCAATGAAACTGATGAAACTTTCCGATGATAATCCCGCGAAATGGGAGTTTGCGAAATTCTACGAAAAGATGGCCGGTGAAGCGGATTGA
- a CDS encoding glycosyltransferase produces the protein MKTAIIHEWLVTVAGAESVLQSIYNLYPGDIFTLFHDPEGVKDTLWENVTVTTSMLQHMPLGKKHHRIYLPLFPMAVEQFDLRDYNIILSSSYAVCKGALNSSDQLHICYCHSPMRYVWDLTFEYLETAGLNGGLKSFLVRLIFHYIRLWDAISSKRVNKFVANSNYIANRIRQCYNREATVIYPPVDIDRFKLSNRRDNYFITISRLVPYKRIDLIIRAFNELDLPLVIIGDGPSKSALKKIAGKNITFLGHLPSPQLDEYLRNARAFVFSAEEDFGIVNVEAQASGIPVIAYGRGGALETVIEGQTGIFFYKQDCTSIITAIKQFLQTEDNFDPAVIRKNAEQFPRARFEREFKEFVDKAWEEFPYK, from the coding sequence ATGAAAACTGCGATTATTCACGAATGGCTGGTAACCGTGGCCGGGGCCGAAAGTGTACTCCAGTCGATTTACAATCTGTATCCCGGTGATATTTTCACGCTCTTTCACGATCCTGAGGGCGTCAAGGATACGCTGTGGGAAAATGTTACCGTCACTACATCCATGCTCCAGCACATGCCCCTTGGAAAAAAGCATCATCGAATCTACCTCCCGCTTTTTCCCATGGCGGTTGAGCAATTCGATCTGCGGGATTACAACATCATTCTTTCATCATCCTATGCGGTATGCAAAGGCGCACTCAACTCATCCGACCAGCTCCACATCTGCTATTGTCACTCCCCCATGCGCTATGTATGGGACCTGACATTCGAATATCTCGAAACAGCCGGCCTCAACGGAGGACTGAAAAGCTTCCTGGTTCGTTTGATATTTCATTACATTCGTTTATGGGATGCCATATCGTCGAAACGAGTCAATAAATTTGTCGCCAATTCCAATTACATCGCCAACCGGATCCGGCAATGCTACAACCGCGAAGCGACCGTGATTTATCCCCCTGTTGATATCGACCGGTTCAAACTGAGCAACCGACGGGACAACTATTTCATCACCATTTCACGACTGGTGCCCTATAAACGGATCGATCTGATTATCCGGGCATTCAATGAACTCGACCTGCCGCTGGTTATTATCGGTGATGGGCCCTCCAAAAGTGCCCTCAAGAAGATCGCCGGTAAAAACATCACCTTCCTTGGCCATCTCCCCTCCCCGCAACTCGATGAATACCTTCGTAATGCCCGGGCCTTTGTCTTTTCGGCCGAAGAAGACTTCGGGATTGTCAACGTTGAAGCCCAGGCATCAGGCATACCGGTAATCGCCTACGGACGCGGCGGTGCACTGGAAACGGTTATCGAAGGACAAACGGGGATTTTCTTTTATAAACAGGATTGTACAAGCATCATTACTGCAATCAAGCAGTTCCTTCAAACCGAAGACAATTTCGATCCGGCGGTAATCCGCAAAAACGCCGAGCAGTTTCCGCGCGCGCGATTCGAAAGAGAATTCAAGGAATTTGTGGATAAGGCCTGGGAGGAATTCCCGTATAAGTAG
- a CDS encoding cell division protein DedD codes for MAATNGKAEKYVRPSWDEYFLGIANTVATRATCDRGRSGCVIARDKQILVTGYVGSPIGLPHCDEAGHDMKKVVHEDGRITQHCMRTIHAEQNAICQAAKTGISIEGATLYCRMTPCRTCAMMIINCGIERVVCEKKYHAGLVSEELFDQAGVEVIFMSEEIVSYQNQ; via the coding sequence ATGGCAGCCACGAATGGTAAAGCTGAAAAATACGTCCGTCCTTCCTGGGATGAATATTTTCTGGGGATTGCCAATACTGTTGCAACCCGGGCTACCTGTGATCGGGGAAGAAGCGGCTGTGTCATTGCGCGGGACAAGCAGATTCTGGTGACCGGCTATGTGGGCTCGCCGATCGGATTGCCCCACTGCGATGAAGCCGGTCATGATATGAAAAAGGTAGTTCATGAGGACGGAAGAATTACGCAGCACTGCATGCGGACCATTCACGCCGAACAAAATGCTATCTGCCAGGCTGCAAAAACAGGAATCTCCATTGAAGGCGCTACCCTCTATTGCCGGATGACCCCCTGCAGGACCTGTGCCATGATGATTATCAACTGCGGTATAGAGCGGGTGGTGTGTGAAAAGAAATACCATGCCGGGTTGGTATCTGAAGAGCTGTTCGATCAGGCCGGGGTGGAAGTTATTTTTATGTCCGAAGAGATCGTTTCCTACCAGAATCAGTAA
- the rpiB gene encoding ribose 5-phosphate isomerase B, which yields MVIGCDHGGFDLKEQIKEVLEKKGFSVEDMGAKDFNPEDDYPCYTSSVARKVADGTFERGVVVCGSGIGASITANRFAGVRAALCLTPEMATLSRSHNDSNVLALGGRITPGRKGIEILEAWLDGAFKGGRHERRIRDIESCTGEC from the coding sequence ATAGTAATCGGCTGTGATCATGGAGGATTTGATCTGAAGGAGCAGATCAAAGAAGTGCTGGAGAAGAAAGGGTTTTCTGTTGAAGACATGGGGGCAAAGGATTTTAATCCGGAGGATGACTATCCGTGTTATACTTCGAGTGTAGCCCGCAAGGTGGCCGACGGCACTTTTGAGCGGGGAGTTGTTGTGTGCGGTTCTGGAATCGGAGCATCGATAACAGCAAACAGATTTGCCGGTGTACGGGCCGCTTTGTGTTTAACGCCCGAGATGGCAACACTGTCCCGGTCCCATAACGATTCCAATGTTCTGGCACTCGGCGGAAGAATAACTCCGGGCAGGAAGGGAATTGAAATTCTGGAGGCCTGGCTGGATGGTGCTTTCAAAGGCGGGCGTCATGAAAGAAGAATCAGAGATATTGAATCGTGTACCGGCGAATGTTGA
- a CDS encoding SufE family protein, translated as MENRSIAEIQDEIIREMAAAEDWLEKYEYLIDQGKKLDGLAEDEKNDENSLPGCQSKVWITCNNQGERLEFRADSDAQIIRGILFLLLRVLNARTPRDIASADLYFIERTGLRANLSPSRANGVGAIVKHMKSRAQK; from the coding sequence ATGGAAAACAGATCTATTGCTGAAATACAGGATGAGATTATCCGCGAGATGGCCGCGGCTGAGGACTGGCTTGAGAAATATGAGTATCTGATTGATCAGGGGAAAAAACTCGATGGTCTTGCGGAGGATGAGAAAAACGATGAGAATTCGCTTCCGGGCTGTCAGTCAAAAGTATGGATTACCTGTAATAACCAGGGAGAGCGTCTTGAGTTTCGGGCCGACAGTGATGCTCAGATTATCAGAGGGATTTTATTTCTTCTTCTCCGGGTGCTCAATGCTCGAACGCCCCGGGATATTGCTTCTGCCGACCTCTATTTTATCGAACGAACCGGTTTGCGGGCCAACCTCTCGCCTTCCAGGGCAAATGGAGTAGGGGCCATTGTAAAACATATGAAATCTCGCGCACAAAAATGA
- the sufS gene encoding SufS family cysteine desulfurase has product MIDVDRVRNDFPLLQQQVYGKPLIYLDNAATTQKPVNVLDRVSEFYRKENSNIHRGVHLLSEQASEAYENARVAVQHFLKAGHAHEILFTRGTTESINLVAYSFGQAFVGAGDEIIISVMEHHSNIIPWQLLCERTGATLKVIPLTESLELDLDAFEDLISEKTKLVALTWVSNVTGVINPVRQVIETAHEHDVPVLIDAAQAIQHMPVDVTSLDCDFLAFSGHKIYAETGIGVLYGKEKWLDRMPPWQGGGGMIEKVTLEKTTYASLPLKFEAGTTNIGATISLHAALEYVQSLGITEIASYEQKLLRYAVDGLGRCEGLNVYADVPSRGGAVSLSLDGIHPYDAGAVLDKLGIAVRTGTMCAEPLMRHLGVKGALRASIVFYNTRWEIDRLIEAIPRVQALLGR; this is encoded by the coding sequence ATGATCGATGTCGACAGAGTACGGAATGATTTTCCGCTTCTTCAGCAGCAGGTATACGGCAAACCGCTGATCTACCTCGATAATGCTGCAACTACCCAGAAGCCCGTGAATGTTCTTGACCGGGTTTCTGAGTTTTATCGTAAGGAGAACAGCAACATTCACCGCGGGGTCCATCTTCTCAGCGAACAGGCGAGTGAGGCCTATGAAAATGCCCGGGTGGCGGTACAGCATTTTCTGAAGGCCGGTCATGCCCACGAAATACTCTTTACCCGCGGAACAACAGAATCGATCAATCTTGTCGCCTATTCCTTTGGCCAAGCGTTCGTCGGGGCCGGTGATGAAATCATCATTTCCGTAATGGAGCATCATTCCAACATTATTCCCTGGCAGCTTCTCTGTGAACGAACGGGAGCGACACTGAAAGTGATTCCTCTTACCGAATCGCTCGAGCTGGATCTGGATGCATTCGAGGATCTTATTTCGGAGAAAACAAAACTGGTCGCCCTTACCTGGGTTTCCAATGTGACAGGGGTTATCAATCCGGTCAGGCAGGTGATCGAAACTGCTCATGAGCATGATGTGCCGGTATTGATCGATGCTGCTCAGGCGATTCAGCACATGCCCGTGGATGTTACTTCGCTGGATTGTGATTTCCTGGCTTTCTCGGGGCATAAGATTTATGCTGAAACAGGTATCGGGGTATTGTACGGCAAAGAAAAGTGGCTCGACCGGATGCCGCCATGGCAGGGCGGGGGAGGAATGATCGAAAAGGTAACCTTAGAAAAGACAACCTACGCGTCGTTACCACTCAAATTCGAGGCAGGAACCACAAACATCGGGGCAACGATCAGCCTTCATGCAGCACTCGAGTATGTCCAGTCGCTGGGAATTACCGAGATTGCCTCATACGAACAGAAGCTGCTTCGATATGCAGTGGATGGATTGGGGCGCTGCGAGGGGTTGAATGTTTACGCTGATGTTCCGAGCCGGGGTGGCGCTGTTTCGTTGAGCCTTGATGGGATTCATCCCTATGATGCCGGCGCTGTTCTTGATAAGCTCGGCATTGCGGTTCGCACTGGAACGATGTGCGCCGAACCGCTTATGCGTCATCTTGGCGTTAAAGGGGCTCTCAGGGCAAGCATTGTTTTTTATAATACCCGATGGGAGATCGATCGGTTAATTGAAGCGATTCCCCGGGTACAGGCATTGTTGGGTCGATAG
- the egtD gene encoding L-histidine N(alpha)-methyltransferase has product MNPNKTSSYSRQTVVIEDVLSRIDNARISEIIIDGLTAPQMYINSMFFYDDTGSKLFEEITHLPEYYPPKIEKQLLQEASPALGDTLSDIDLVELGSGDCSKISLLLNAIPWYERESVRYFPVDVSRAAVEDSARILIEKFPGLHIHGLIADFLTQLHMIPSGARRFFCFFGSTLGNLERDQALSFCTAVASVMQPGDMLLLGLDMVKDRSVLEAAYNDSRNITAAFNRNILTVVNRHIDTDFNLSDFDHRAFYNSSKQRVEMHLAANKELVITSPYLTVPVRMRQGQTIHTENSHKFTESHVAQFTHSSGLEIRHVFTDQLKWFSLVYMVKP; this is encoded by the coding sequence ATGAATCCGAATAAAACTTCTTCCTATTCCCGCCAAACGGTTGTCATCGAAGATGTGTTGTCGAGAATCGATAATGCCAGGATAAGTGAAATCATTATCGATGGACTTACCGCACCGCAGATGTATATAAACTCGATGTTTTTTTACGATGATACCGGTTCAAAGCTCTTTGAAGAGATCACGCACCTCCCGGAGTATTACCCTCCGAAAATAGAAAAGCAACTCCTCCAAGAAGCATCTCCGGCATTGGGTGACACCCTGAGCGATATCGATCTTGTTGAACTTGGAAGCGGTGATTGTTCGAAGATTTCGCTTCTTCTCAATGCAATCCCGTGGTATGAACGGGAATCGGTCAGGTATTTTCCCGTTGATGTGAGTCGTGCTGCTGTAGAGGATTCTGCACGGATTCTGATCGAAAAGTTTCCCGGCCTGCATATTCACGGGTTGATTGCCGATTTTCTCACCCAGCTTCACATGATTCCATCCGGTGCCAGGCGGTTTTTCTGTTTTTTCGGCAGCACCCTTGGAAATCTGGAGCGCGACCAGGCGCTTTCCTTTTGCACCGCCGTGGCATCTGTCATGCAACCGGGGGATATGCTGCTTTTAGGACTTGATATGGTTAAAGACAGGAGTGTACTCGAAGCTGCCTACAACGACAGTCGCAATATTACCGCCGCGTTCAACCGGAATATCCTCACGGTTGTTAACCGGCATATCGATACGGATTTTAATCTCTCCGATTTTGATCACCGGGCATTTTACAACAGCAGTAAACAGCGTGTCGAAATGCATCTTGCAGCAAACAAAGAACTGGTTATCACCAGTCCATACCTGACAGTACCGGTTCGTATGCGCCAGGGCCAGACAATTCATACCGAAAATTCACATAAATTTACCGAATCCCATGTCGCGCAATTTACCCACAGCAGTGGTCTTGAAATACGGCATGTTTTCACCGATCAGCTGAAATGGTTTTCTCTGGTATACATGGTCAAACCTTAA
- a CDS encoding ATP-binding cassette domain-containing protein: protein MASSGSLSNLRRAFVFARPHRWYLIAVLFFTIIIAAASSFEPLIMKYIFDGFGEDAALRTMFMGVLSLMLLGIIKEGATALSTWLSWRTRLDIHYSLLNQTVERIHRFPIEFHRSEGVGAIMTRLDRSIQGFITAISEISFNVLPALSYLVLALVMMLKLDWRLTLCVIFFTPLPAIIATFAAPRQIRREKTLFKRWARIYSRFNEVLAGIMTVRSFAMENVEKERFLRDVNTTNNIVVRGVRFDSGVGAIQNFIMLLARITAIGLGGYLVIEGKATVGTMIAFLGYVGGLFGPVQGLTGVYKTLRTAKVSIDQVFGILDAEDHIIDSPMAQDVPPLRGDVRFHHVDFAYKNSEQLLHDIHLSVKPGENIAIVGPSGAGKTTLMALLQRFYDPTGGWIEIDGIDIRNLKQRQLRKQIGVVLQDALLFNESIRDNIAYGKPTAHNHEIEQAAITANAHRFIMKMDKGYDTLVGERGGRLSAGERQRIALARAILKDPPILILDEATSALDAETETLVQDAVERLIKGRTTFVIAHRLSTVVNADRILVLKEGTIIESGTHEQLYSRQDGYYASLVNKQTRGLLAA from the coding sequence ATGGCATCATCCGGTTCTCTCTCCAATCTTCGCAGGGCGTTCGTTTTTGCGCGACCTCATCGATGGTATCTTATTGCAGTCCTCTTCTTTACAATCATTATCGCGGCGGCGAGTTCATTTGAGCCGTTGATTATGAAATATATATTCGACGGATTCGGTGAGGATGCTGCGCTTCGCACGATGTTCATGGGGGTACTCAGCCTGATGCTTCTGGGCATTATCAAAGAAGGCGCCACGGCGTTGTCTACCTGGCTCAGCTGGCGAACCCGCCTTGACATCCACTATTCGCTGCTCAATCAGACCGTTGAACGTATTCATCGCTTCCCCATCGAATTCCACCGAAGCGAGGGGGTTGGAGCGATCATGACCCGACTCGACCGGAGTATCCAGGGCTTTATTACCGCAATCAGCGAGATTTCCTTTAATGTCCTTCCGGCCCTCTCATATTTAGTACTCGCCCTGGTCATGATGCTGAAACTCGACTGGCGTCTGACCCTCTGCGTGATCTTTTTCACCCCCCTTCCCGCGATCATCGCAACCTTTGCCGCACCCCGCCAGATCAGACGGGAAAAGACACTTTTTAAACGCTGGGCACGAATTTACTCGCGGTTCAACGAAGTCCTTGCGGGGATTATGACTGTCCGGAGCTTTGCCATGGAAAATGTCGAAAAAGAACGGTTCCTTCGTGATGTCAACACCACCAACAACATTGTCGTCCGCGGCGTCCGCTTCGACTCGGGCGTTGGTGCAATTCAGAATTTTATCATGCTCCTCGCTCGAATTACGGCGATCGGCCTGGGAGGCTACCTCGTTATTGAAGGTAAAGCAACTGTAGGAACCATGATCGCTTTCCTCGGCTATGTCGGCGGCCTTTTCGGTCCGGTCCAGGGGCTCACCGGCGTCTACAAAACGCTGCGTACCGCAAAAGTATCCATCGATCAGGTGTTTGGTATCCTCGACGCAGAAGATCATATCATCGACAGTCCCATGGCTCAGGATGTTCCGCCTCTTCGGGGGGATGTTCGGTTTCATCATGTGGATTTCGCCTATAAAAATTCCGAGCAGCTGCTTCACGATATCCATCTATCCGTGAAACCGGGCGAAAATATAGCGATTGTAGGCCCCAGCGGCGCAGGAAAGACCACACTGATGGCGCTTCTGCAGCGCTTCTACGATCCGACCGGCGGATGGATTGAAATTGACGGTATCGACATCCGGAACCTGAAACAACGGCAATTACGCAAACAGATCGGCGTGGTCCTTCAGGACGCACTCCTTTTCAACGAAAGTATCCGGGACAATATCGCCTATGGCAAACCGACTGCCCATAATCATGAAATAGAACAAGCCGCAATCACCGCAAACGCTCATCGTTTCATAATGAAAATGGATAAGGGCTACGATACCCTCGTTGGAGAACGGGGCGGACGATTGTCGGCGGGTGAACGGCAGCGAATTGCGCTTGCCCGGGCGATCCTCAAGGACCCTCCCATTCTTATTCTCGATGAAGCCACTTCCGCTCTCGATGCTGAAACCGAAACCCTGGTGCAGGATGCTGTCGAGCGGCTGATCAAGGGGCGTACTACCTTCGTGATCGCCCATCGCCTCTCCACGGTGGTCAATGCCGACCGGATACTGGTGCTCAAAGAGGGAACGATTATCGAATCCGGCACCCACGAACAGCTCTATTCCCGTCAGGACGGCTACTATGCATCGCTGGTAAATAAACAGACCCGTGGGCTTTTAGCGGCATAA
- a CDS encoding DUF4184 family protein — protein MPLTISHAATAIPLRRLRLPPSALIMGAMAPDFEFFLRLTDSRVFAHTIGGLFAFCLPLGLIGLCIFHKLLKYPLLSLLPERHQAKLSRPAAGFAFFPASRFFTVLLALFTGALSHLLWDAWTHHDGWFVLLFPLLAEPLFLIGAKVFHVYDILAHISSIAGIALLIRAYRQWYAQAPLITLKGKPRMPAPARIAVSTGIGAFSGISAFGYAFLTVPSYPPKPFIATALVSTVSFFLAIWLVFSCIWHVWNPSEESKA, from the coding sequence GTGCCCCTCACGATCTCCCATGCTGCCACCGCCATTCCTCTCAGACGTCTCCGGTTACCACCATCAGCCTTGATAATGGGTGCTATGGCGCCTGATTTCGAATTTTTTCTGCGACTCACCGACAGCCGTGTTTTTGCTCATACAATTGGAGGACTGTTCGCCTTTTGTCTTCCTCTGGGATTGATCGGCCTTTGTATTTTTCATAAACTTCTCAAATACCCACTTCTGTCACTGCTTCCCGAGCGCCACCAGGCAAAGCTATCCCGCCCCGCGGCCGGATTTGCCTTTTTTCCCGCTTCACGATTTTTCACCGTGCTTCTGGCGCTGTTTACCGGTGCATTATCCCATCTTCTCTGGGATGCCTGGACTCATCACGACGGATGGTTCGTCCTCCTGTTCCCTCTTCTTGCCGAACCCCTTTTTCTGATTGGGGCAAAGGTGTTTCATGTTTACGACATTCTGGCCCATATCAGTTCCATTGCCGGTATCGCACTCTTGATACGAGCGTATCGCCAATGGTACGCACAGGCGCCTTTGATCACCCTCAAGGGGAAACCTCGCATGCCTGCCCCCGCACGGATTGCCGTTTCAACAGGTATCGGCGCGTTTTCGGGAATTTCCGCATTCGGCTATGCCTTCCTGACCGTTCCCTCTTATCCGCCCAAGCCTTTTATCGCTACCGCGCTTGTTTCAACGGTAAGTTTTTTCCTGGCGATCTGGCTGGTGTTCAGTTGTATATGGCACGTGTGGAACCCTTCTGAGGAGAGCAAAGCCTGA
- a CDS encoding glycosyltransferase: MRLLYIIPSEGFGGAERQAVYHIRHLKKWGIDVIALVGPGKLILDQLAREGVKRVEFTTAMLQDFGKPPVNPVSIMKYIAVTSITWIRAQKVVVDIIRRHGVDCVFISRSMGWFMAGIASHRAGVLQIWRAGSCLPGQIPRLLLRWYAMLVCPDGIVFNCRAVRSSLKSLINAPGWIVYNGVDMGRFSPTNEIPEIRRKLHIAESTTVVGVSARPAPGKGLETIAKALELLNQPPAKFQIVIAGDYGWRGYFERLFADNGFSQQVRFIGYVDRIESFLRSCDIVILPSERFSMEGLPNALLEAMAMQRPVIGTRVGGIAEAIKHNETGLLVKPDDPRELAGALYRLQKSPQLCAKLGRQARKDIQKRFSLEVTVKQIAEVLSQASVYSLSDPGKCDKGTDKNRKTKRSVFKRGAKSGRSGFALLRRVPHVPYTTEHQPDRQEKTYR, translated from the coding sequence ATGCGTCTCTTATACATCATACCTTCCGAAGGATTCGGCGGCGCGGAACGTCAGGCAGTCTATCACATCCGTCATTTGAAAAAGTGGGGTATTGATGTTATCGCGCTTGTGGGGCCCGGTAAACTGATTCTCGATCAACTTGCCCGTGAAGGTGTAAAGCGGGTGGAATTTACAACAGCGATGCTTCAGGATTTCGGAAAACCCCCGGTGAATCCTGTCTCGATAATGAAATACATCGCGGTAACAAGTATTACCTGGATTCGTGCCCAGAAAGTTGTTGTGGATATTATCCGGCGCCATGGTGTCGATTGTGTTTTTATATCACGCTCCATGGGGTGGTTTATGGCCGGCATTGCCTCCCATAGAGCAGGGGTGCTCCAGATCTGGCGTGCCGGATCCTGTCTTCCGGGCCAAATACCCCGGCTGCTGCTTCGGTGGTATGCCATGCTGGTATGTCCCGACGGTATCGTGTTTAATTGCCGCGCGGTCCGCAGCTCACTGAAAAGCCTCATTAATGCTCCCGGATGGATAGTCTATAACGGGGTCGATATGGGCCGGTTCAGCCCCACGAATGAAATACCGGAAATCCGCAGGAAACTCCATATCGCCGAATCAACTACCGTTGTGGGGGTAAGCGCCCGTCCCGCTCCAGGCAAGGGATTGGAAACGATCGCCAAGGCATTAGAGCTTCTGAATCAGCCTCCGGCAAAATTTCAGATCGTGATCGCCGGTGATTATGGATGGCGAGGGTATTTTGAGCGGCTCTTTGCCGATAACGGATTTTCTCAACAGGTGAGATTCATCGGCTATGTCGACCGGATAGAAAGCTTTCTCCGCAGTTGCGATATCGTAATTTTACCCTCCGAGCGGTTTTCCATGGAAGGTCTACCCAACGCATTGCTGGAAGCCATGGCAATGCAGCGGCCGGTGATCGGCACACGGGTGGGCGGAATTGCAGAAGCAATCAAACACAATGAAACAGGTCTTCTCGTAAAACCGGACGATCCCCGGGAGCTTGCAGGCGCACTGTATCGCCTTCAAAAATCACCGCAACTGTGTGCAAAACTCGGGCGACAGGCTCGCAAGGATATACAAAAACGATTTTCTCTGGAGGTAACGGTAAAGCAGATTGCCGAGGTCCTCTCGCAGGCTTCGGTGTACTCTTTATCCGATCCCGGAAAATGCGATAAAGGGACAGACAAGAACCGCAAAACGAAGCGATCTGTTTTCAAAAGAGGGGCAAAGTCCGGAAGGTCAGGCTTTGCTCTCCTCAGAAGGGTTCCACACGTGCCATATACAACTGAACACCAGCCAGATCGCCAGGAAAAAACTTACCGTTGA
- a CDS encoding acyltransferase — protein MLFNIYSRILRKLAFAVPGGYSIRPWLHKVRGVHVGEEVWISQYVYIDDIHPECVTIGNHCSIGLRTSIFAHFYWGPRRSHEHAGPVVIGDNVFIGPHCLILPNVTIGEGTVIQAGTVVSQDVPPGVMWGMPKPGPLASVTVPLTHNYSFLQFRKGLRPWRKGGPSRIVPVSDSKNESRVTGQSRF, from the coding sequence ATGCTTTTCAACATATACAGCAGAATATTACGTAAACTGGCCTTTGCCGTGCCCGGGGGCTATTCGATACGCCCGTGGCTTCACAAGGTCCGCGGGGTTCACGTAGGAGAAGAGGTATGGATAAGCCAGTATGTTTACATAGATGATATTCATCCCGAATGTGTAACAATAGGGAACCACTGCAGTATCGGCCTTCGGACATCGATATTCGCCCATTTCTACTGGGGACCGCGCCGTTCACACGAGCATGCCGGACCGGTAGTCATTGGTGATAATGTCTTTATCGGCCCCCATTGTCTAATTCTTCCCAACGTGACTATCGGTGAAGGCACGGTGATTCAGGCCGGCACGGTCGTATCACAGGATGTGCCGCCCGGTGTTATGTGGGGGATGCCGAAACCGGGGCCTCTTGCATCGGTAACCGTGCCCTTGACCCATAACTATTCCTTTTTACAGTTCAGAAAGGGATTACGGCCATGGCGCAAGGGAGGACCTTCCCGGATAGTGCCTGTATCCGATTCTAAAAACGAATCCCGGGTTACCGGACAATCCCGATTTTGA